The window ACCGGCCCGCCGTTGGGTCAGTGCTGTCAGTGGTCAGACCTGCATTGGTCTTGCACTGTGCAATGCAAAGCGCGTGCCAGCCTTTTTTTACTGGGTTGGGATGAATGAATTATTCAAATTTGATAGCAAAGAAGGCGTATTTGATTGGCGCTTCAAGGCGATTTGGTTTCAATTCACCTCTGCTTGGTCAGTGCGGTGCATTGCACTGCCGTTGTGCGCTGCACCATCGCAGTCCAGGCATCGGGGCCGCCGTGCACGCGGCAGGCGCATGGTGGTCCGTGCCAACGGGTTGCAGGGGGGTAATGCGGTACCACCGTGCATGGGACCGCAGCGGCGTCGCTGCGCGAATGAGGCGGGTGGGCCGTGTTTTGCGCGGAGCGTGGGCCCCGCGATGTGAGAGGGTGAGGGTTATTACCCCAGCAGGTCCATCACGTCCAGCATGCGCTGGGCCACGTCCACCAGCTTCAGGCCCTTGTCCATGGCCGTCTTGCGCAGCTTTTCGTAGGCGGCCTGTTCGGTCAGGCCCTGGCGCTGCATGAGCAAACCCTTGGCGCGGTCGATGGTCTTGCGGCCTTGCAGTTCGGTCTTGGCGTCGGCGAGCTCGGCGCGCAAGGCCTGTTCATGCTGGAAGCGGGCCATGGCCACATCCAGAATGGGGCGGATGCGCTGCGGTGCCAGCCCCGCCACGATGTAGGCAGACACGCCTGCCGCCACTGCATCCTTCACGTGCGAGGTGTCCTCGTCGTTGGTGAACATCACGATGGGACGGCGCTCGTCGCGCGTGGCCATCACCACATGCTCCAGCGCGTCGCGGGCCTCGCTCTCGGCATCCACGATGATCAGGTCGGGCTGCAACTGCGCGATGCGCTCGCTCAGGAACACGTCGGCCGGCAGCGTGGCCACCAGGTTGAAGTTGTTCTCCAGCAGCCCGATGCGCAGCGCCCGCGACCGCTCTGCCTGTTCCACAGCGTGGTCGTCGTCGGGGTCGGTGACTGCCAGATCCGGGGCAACCACCACGATGCGCAAAGCCTCATTCATACCCGTGAGCATAAGCAATTTTTACGCCACAAATTGGTGCGCCGGGGTGGTGCACGGCCTTTGAAGGCCCCGCGATGTCCCCTCGCTCCGGGGCTGCACCCATCCCAAGCCCGCCAGGTCGGGGTGCCGTGCTCTGCGTTGCGGGGCCTGAAAGTTGCTAATACTGACACCGTGGGAGGGCATACCCGGTAGCTCGCCGGGTAGGGCGTCGCATATACATCTGGTCACACAGACACACTGAAATGGAGTTTTTTGCATGAACAAGCACATCAACCGGCGCCGCTTCTCGGCCAGCCTGGCCTTGACCGCAGTGGCGACTGCCGCACTCCTGACCGGATGCGGCAAAGTGCCGGACACCATCAAAATTGGTGTGGCTCAGCCCC of the Acidovorax sp. 107 genome contains:
- a CDS encoding ANTAR domain-containing response regulator encodes the protein MNEALRIVVVAPDLAVTDPDDDHAVEQAERSRALRIGLLENNFNLVATLPADVFLSERIAQLQPDLIIVDAESEARDALEHVVMATRDERRPIVMFTNDEDTSHVKDAVAAGVSAYIVAGLAPQRIRPILDVAMARFQHEQALRAELADAKTELQGRKTIDRAKGLLMQRQGLTEQAAYEKLRKTAMDKGLKLVDVAQRMLDVMDLLG